A window from Setaria italica strain Yugu1 chromosome VIII, Setaria_italica_v2.0, whole genome shotgun sequence encodes these proteins:
- the LOC101771582 gene encoding probable LRR receptor-like serine/threonine-protein kinase At3g47570 has protein sequence MCDRQRKNVPHLGTLRSARLLIFVVLSSLSSFAVFPAATAAASFSSSNTDFQTLLCLKLHLSNATNLLGSWKQNDSLSFCRWPGVTCSKTNTTRVVALDLESYGLSGQIPPCIVNLTLLTRIHLPDNQLSGQIPPELGQLSKLSYLNLSSNSFTGSIPNTMSSTYLQVIDLRSNKLSGSIPEELGMLRNLSVLYLARNSLTGSIPLSLGSSPALVSVVLANNTLTGPIPSALANSSSLQVLNLVKNNLGGGIPPALFNSTSLRRLNLGWNNFTGSIPDVSNLNSPLQYLTLSVNGLAGNIPSSLGNFSSLRSLLLAANHLQGSIPVSISKIPNLQVLDISYNNFRGTVEPSLYNISSLMYLSIGVNYFTGALPFDIGYTLPSIQTLILQQNNFGGKIPPSLANATDLESINLGANAFHGIIPSFGPLYKLNELILATNQLEAGDWSFLSSLENCTQLEVLSLATNVMQGNLPGSVGSLANTLNALWLHANKISGTIPPEIGNLTNLMRLRLEQNYFAGNLPGTIGNLANLTSLSLSQNNLSGQIPLSIGKLGQLNKLFLQDNNFSGAIPRSLGDCKKLITLNLSCNTLNGSIPKELFSLNSLTEGFDLSHNQLSGQIPQDIGGLINIGLLNFSNNHLSGQIPVSLGACVRLESLHLEGNFLDGRIPESFINLGGVAEIDLSRNNLSGQIPNFFQSFNSLKLLNLSFNSLEGQMPEGGIFQNSSEVLVQGNSMLCSRSPKFQLPLCVASSRHQRSSSRNLMITVISVALALVFVACVVFILLKKRKRYKRSDHPSFNEMKNFSYADLVKATNSFSSDNLVGSGAYGSVYKGVLESEAREIVAIKVFKLDELGAPKSFVAECEAFRNTRHRNLLRVISACSTWDNKGNDFKALIIEYMANGTLESWIYSEMRRPLSLGSRVTIAVDIAAALDYLHNRCVPPIVHCDLKPSNVLLDDIMGARVSDFGLAKFLQIHDSSSITSSSLAGPRGSIGYIAPEYGTGSKISKEGDVYSYGIIILEMLTGKRPTDELFNNGLSLQKFVGNAFPEKICEILDPKIIPNFGSEGVDTNLDHEKHVTMGILNCIMQLVKLGLACSMQTPKDRPTILDVYAEVSTIKRTISALICVEE, from the exons ATGTGTGACAGACAAAGAAAAAATGTGCCTCATTTGGGGACTCTCAGATCCGCGCGGCTCTTAATCTTTGTtgtcctctcctctctttcgaGCTTTGCAGTATtccctgctgctactgctgctgcttctttttcttcatcCAACACAGATTTCCAAACACTCCTTTGCCTCAAGCTCCACCTCTCAAACGCCACCAACCTCCTAGGCTCATGGAAGCAGAACGATTCCCTCAGTTTCTGCCGCTGGCCCGGTGTTACTTGCAGCAAGACGAACACAACTCGTGTCGTTGCGCTGGACCTCGAGTCATATGGCCTTAGTGGCCAAATACCACCCTGCATCGTCAACCTCACTCTCCTGACAAGGATCCACTTGCCGGATAATCAACTCAGTGGTCAGATTCCACCAGAACTTGGGCAGCTGAGTAAGTTGAGCTACCTTAACCTCAGCTCTAACAGCTTTACCGGTTCCATCCCAAACACTATGTCTTCCACATATCTTCAGGTGATTGATCTCAGGAGCAACAAGCTCAGTGGAAGCATCCCAGAAGAGCTAGGGATGCTCCGCAATCTTTCGGTTTTATATCTTGCTCGCAACAGTTTGACGGGCAGCATTCCCCTTTCACTTGGAAGCAGCCCAGCCCTTGTTTCTGTAGTCCTCGCCAACAATACCCTCACAGGGCCTATTCCCTCCGCCCTTGCTAACAGTTCCTCGCTGCAAGTATTGAACTTGGTAAAAAACAACCTCGGTGGAGGTATTCCTCCAGCCCTGTTCAACAGCACATCACTTCGAAGATTAAACCTCGGGTGGAATAATTTTACTGGGTCCATACCAGATGTTTCAAATCTCAACTCACCTTTGCAATATCTTACATTATCGGTGAATGGTCTTGCAGGTAACATACCTTCGTCTTTGGGGAATTTTTCTTCCCTTCGTTCGCTCTTGCTTGCAGCTAATCATTTACAGGGCAGCATCCCAGTAAGTATAAGCAAAATACCAAACTTGCAAGTCCTTGATATATCATACAACAATTTCCGAGGGACTGTTGAACCCTCCCTATACAACATTTCTTCACTCATGTACCTTAGTATAGGCGTCAACTATTTCACTGGTGCCCTTCCATTTGACATCGGGTACACCCTTCCAAGCATCCAAACGTTGATTTTGCAGCAAAATAACTTTGGAGGAAAAATCCCTCCTTCTTTGGCCAATGCAACTGATCTTGAGTCAATTAACCTAGGGGCTAACGCATTCCATGGTATTATCCCTTCTTTTGGGCCCCTTTATAAGTTAAACGAACTTATTTTGGCAACTAATCAGCTGGAAGCTGGAGATTGGTCTTTCCTCTCCTCATTGGAAAATTGCACGCAGTTGGAGGTTTTGTCACTGGCAACAAACGTAATGCAAGGGAATTTGCCGGGTTCAGTTGGTAGTCTTGCAAACACCCTAAATGCTTTGTGGCTGCACGCAAATAAAATATCTGGTACCATACCACCAGAGATAGGGAACCTCACAAACCTGATGCGGCTTAGATTGGAGCAGAATTATTTTGCCGGAAATCTCCCTGGCACAATTGGAAATCTTGCAAACTTGACTTCCCTAAGTTTATCACAGAACAATCTTTCTGGACAAATTCCGCTTTCAATAGGCAAACTCGGCCAACTGAACAAGCTCTTTTTGCAAGATAATAATTTCAGTGGAGCCATTCCTAGATCACTAGGCGATTGCAAAAAATTAATAACTCTCAACCTTTCATGTAACACCTTGAACGGGAGCATACCAAAAGAGCTCTTTTCTCTTAACTCCTTAACAGAAGGTTTCGATTTGTCCCACAATCAGCTGTCTGGACAAATTCCACAGGATATTGGTGGCTTGATCAATATTGGCCTACTAAATTTTTCCAACAACCATCTTTCTGGGCAAATTCCAGTTAGTCTGGGTGCGTGTGTCCGCTTAGAGTCCCTTCACCTGGAGGGTAACTTTCTTGATGGCAGAATTCCTGAGTCATTCATCAATTTGGGAGGTGTTGCTGAGATTGACCTCTCTCGAAATAACTTGAGTGGACAAATTCCAAACTTTTTTCAATCCTTCAATTCTTTGAAGCTTCTGAACTTGTCCTTCAACAGCCTTGAGGGTCAAATGCCAGAAGGAGGGATATTTCAAAATTCTAGTGAGGTACTTGTCCAAGGAAACAGTATGTTATGCTCTCGTTCCCCTAAGTTTCAACTGCCACTTTGCGTGGCATCATCCAGACACCAGCGCTCTTCTTCACGCAATCTAATGATAACTGTGATTAGTGTGGCCCTTGCTTTGGTCTTTGTGGCATGTGTTGTATTTATTCtcttgaaaaaaagaaagagatataAACGGTCAGATCATCCATCATTCAATGAGATGAAGAACTTCTCCTATGCTGATTTAGTCAAAGCGACAAACAGTTTCTCTTCAGACAACTTGGTTGGCTCAGGGGCATATGGATCAGTATATAAGGGTGTACTTGAGTCTGAAGCACGTGAAATTGTTGCTATCAAAGTTTTCAAACTTGATGAACTTGGAGCCCCAAAAAGCTTTGTTGCTGAGTGTGAGGCTTTTAGAAACACTCGTCATCGTAATCTCCTAAGGGTTATTTCTGCATGCTCAACGTGGGACAATAAAGGGAATGATTTCAAAGCTCTTATAATCGAATATATGGCCAATGGCACCCTAGAGAGCTGGATTTATTCGGAAATGAGAAGACCGTTGAGTTTGGGCTCCAGAGTAACAATAGCGGTGGACATCGCTGCTGCATTGGATTATTTACATAACCGTTGCGTGCCCCCAATTGTCCATTGTGATTTGAAGCCTAGCAATGTGCTTCTAGATGATATCATGGGAGCCCGTGTCAGCGACTTTGGGTTAGCTAAGTTCCTTCAAATTCACGATTCCTCAAGTATTACTAGTTCAAGCTTAGCAGGACCAAGAGGATCAATTGGATACATTGCACCAG AGTATGGAACTGGGAGCAAGATCTCAAAAGAAGGCGATGTATACAGCTATGGAATTATCATTCTAGAAATGCTCACCGGGAAACGCCCAACAGATGAGTTATTTAATAATGGTTTGAGCCTTCAGAAATTTGTCGGAAATGCATTTCCCGAAAAGATATGTGAGATACTTGATCCTAAGATCATCCCAAATTTCGGATCTGAAGGCGTGGACACTAACCTAGACCATGAAAAGCATGTAACAATGGGAATTCTTAACTGCATCATGCAGCTTGTTAAGCTTGGCCTCGCATGCTCCATGCAGACACCAAAGGATCGACCAACAATATTAGACGTTTATGCTGAAGTCTCCACAATAAAACGGACAATCTCAGCACTAATATGTGTTGAGGAATAG
- the LOC101760793 gene encoding acidic repeat-containing protein-like produces the protein MSTPLDSPIDPSGLWPPKLPQVVSYDKEDSIAVSSNGEHGSMADEFYGVKSDEDISEGVDNDTDDANDNSDDGKDDDSDDSDDGEDNYNDVSDDGEDGNSDDNEPPSKIHHVDNSSEDGGGPGDDDTA, from the coding sequence ATGTCAACCCCTCTAGATTCCCCCATTGATCCTTCAGGGCTGTGGCCTCCCAAGCTTCCACAGGTTGTCTCATATGACAAGGAGGACTCTATCGCAGTATCATCTAATGGTGAGCATGGGTCCATGGCCGATGAATTCTACGGTGTCAAAAGTGACGAAGATATCAGCGAAGGTGTTGACAATGACACCGACGACGCCAACGACAACAGCGACGATGGCAAAGACGATGACAGCGATGATAGTGACGACGGCGAAGACAATTACAATGACGTCAGTGATGACGGTGAAGATGGCAACAGCGATGACAACGAACCACCTAGCAAGATCCATCATGTGGACAACTCGAGTGAGGATGGTGGAGGTCCTGGCGACGACGACACCGCGTAA